From a region of the Cucumis sativus cultivar 9930 chromosome 6, Cucumber_9930_V3, whole genome shotgun sequence genome:
- the LOC116401637 gene encoding tropomyosin-like, with protein MDAHHASLGRRTLEEIRQKRAAERLSKVSSGPDLSTASKSNEVSGIRKSESGSRISEIDVGSLVSQIQDMQKKNAELEEQRTVISSKLQSKEAENGMLQKRLNELETSTVPSLRKALKDVAMEKDAAVVAREDLLAQLRTVRKQLKEAEEEQYRAEEDAAALRAELNSVQQQAMSGSFAGTTPTANPFDRMQDLEKEITKLNSELQKMSILRQQDLQKLSEEQSRISTLLSEKQELEEKLASTSRKASEISEKAVEKTFSVEEKNKLEKQLHDMAVVIERLESSRQKLLMEIDSQSSEIERLFEENSTLSNSYHEAVGIGAHWENQVKDCLKQNEALRRVLDELRTEQARSLPMSYRDGAVETQSPPLAAELLSLKGQLAKEQSRAESLSAEVLELSTRLQQATQAYNGLTRLYKPVLRNIESSLLK; from the exons ATGGATGCTCACCACGCATCGTTAGGTCGACGAACG CTGGAAGAGATTCGGCAAAAAAGAGCGGCCGAGAGATTGAGCAAAGTTTCTTCTGGACCAGATCTGAGTACAGCCTCCAAATCAAATG AAGTCTCTGGTATTAGAAAATCAGAGAGCGGAAGTCGAATCTCAGAG ATCGATGTGGGTAGTTTAGTATCTCAGATACAAGATATGCAGAAGAAGAATGCAGAATTAGAAGAACAAAGGACTGTCATAAGCTCAAAG CTTCAATCCAAGGAGGCTGAGAATGGCATGCTTCAAAAGCGATTGAATGAACTG GAGACGAGCACTGTCCCTTCCTTAAGGAAAGCTCTGAAAGATGTAGCCATGGAGAAAGACGCAGCTGTTGTTGCCCGG GAGGATCTGTTGGCCCAGCTTCGCACTGTACGGAAACAACTGAAGGAAGCAGAGGAGGAACAATATCGA GCGGAAGAAGATGCTGCAGCCTTGAGAGCCGAATTAAACTCAGTACAACAACAAGCAATGAGTGGCTCTTTTGCTGGAACCACACCAACTGCTAATCCTTTTGATCGGATGCAGGatttagaaaaggaaataactaaactaaattcTGAGTTGCAG AAAATGTCAATCTTGAGGCAGCAAGATCTTCAAAAATTATCGGAGGAGCAATCTCGTATTTCAACCCTGCTTTCTGAAAAGCAGGAACTTGAAGAAAAGCTTGCAAGTACGTCCAGAAAGGCCTCAG AGATCTCAGAGAAGGCCGTGGAGAAGACATTCTCAGTT GAAGAGAAGAACAAGCTTGAGAAGCAGTTGCATGACATGGCTGTTGTGATCGAGAGGTTGGAGAGTAGTAGGCAGAAGCTTCTGATGGAA ATTGATTCGCAATCTTCTGAAATAGAGAGGCTTTTTGAGGAAAATTCTACTCTATCCAACTCTTACCATGAGGCTGTGGGCATAGGAGCACACTGGGAGAATCAG GTGAAAGACTgtctaaaacaaaatgaagcACTCCGCAGAGTTCTAGACGAGTTGAGAACAGAACAAGCAAGGAGTCTGCCGATGTCATATAGAGATGGGGCAGTTGAGACCCAGAGTCCTCCATTAGCAGCTGAacttctctctctcaag GGTCAACTTGCAAAAGAACAGAGCAGAGCAGAGTCACTATCAGCAGAAGTATTGGAGCTATCAACGAGACTCCAGCAGGCTACACAAGCATACAACGGGCTTACACGCCT CTATAAGCCGGTACTGCGGAATATTGAAAGCAGTCTTTTAAAATGA
- the LOC116404639 gene encoding ras-related protein Rab11C — translation MAHKVDHEYDYLFKIVLIGDSGVGKSNILSRFTRNEFCLESKSTIGVEFSTKTLQVEGKTVKAQIWDTAGQERYRAITSAYYRGAVGALLVYDLTKRQTFENVQRWLRELRDHADSNIVIVMIGNKSDLSHLRSVSEDDGQTMAEKEGLSFIETSALDATNIDKAFQTILTEIYHIISKKALAAQEAAASITHPGQGTTINVSDTSGDSNRRGCCSS, via the exons ATGGCTCATAAGGTAGACCACGAGTATGACTATTTGTTCAAGATTGTTCTGATTGGGGATTCTGGCGTTGGGAAGTCCAACATTCTTTCGAGATTTACTAGAAACGAGTTCTGCTTGGAGTCCAAATCTACCATTGGTGTTGAGTTCTCGACCAAGACTCTCCAG GTAGAAGGAAAGACAGTCAAGGCACAGATCTGGGACACAGCAGGTCAGGAGCGATACCGTGCTATTACTAGTGCTTATTATAGAGGAGCCGTTGGTGCTCTCCTTGTCTATGATCTGACAAAGAGACAGACTTTCGAGAACGTTCAAAGGTGGCTTCGGGAGTTGAGAGATCATGCAGATTCTAACATTGTGATTGTGATGATTGGAAACAAATCTGACCTAAGTCATCTTAGATCTGTCTCAGAGGATGATGGGCAGACCATGGCAGAGAAGGAAGGTCTTTCATTTATCGAGACATCGGCCTTAGATGCCACCAACATCGACAAGGCATTCCAAACCATCTTGACAGAGATCTACCATATCATCAGCAAGAAGGCATTGGCAGCCCAGGAAGCAGCTGCCAGCATCACCCATCCCGGACAAGGAACGACCATCAACGTTTCCGATACTTCTGGTGACTCAAACAGAAGGGGTTGTTGTTCTTCTTGA
- the LOC116404638 gene encoding protein PLASTID TRANSCRIPTIONALLY ACTIVE 16, chloroplastic-like yields the protein MAAIINSNSFILTTTPNTRRSFKSHRRQVAVFAKNSGSFSSFRLGKSSNESPSSDDAPVEDSGNSNPFRFSFGKVPDVKSLIPVVSEPSSGLSFGSSRRKDSNTVFVAGATGQAGIRLAQTLLREGFSVRAGVPELGAAQELARLAAKYKVISNEESKRLNAVESSFQDAEAIAKAIGNASKVVVTIGVGENGPTSEVTTSDALQVIQAAQLAGVSHVAVVYDGNASSSSTYNVLDGLSSFFNNLFSRSQPLSVVELLQKIVETDIGYTFIKTNLVEDFAPERAYNVVVQAEGSASSNDYKVAQSQIASLVAGVFSNTAVAENKVVEVYSSPSAPSSSVDQLFSVIPTDGRRQAYAEAKAKAKAEEEAIRIAENAREEAEATKKQEVEAAKSKRLSEKAATQPSSSSSSSSSSSSPPAEESDQIAFFNSFLNKAKDFSSEQSQKLKKLSEKEPQETEEESPDTAGNLVNNFFNKAKGFGSAQPWEKLSFQLQKPSEESNAQIATVRGQAKARALPPKKASIRQTQKTNSKPSFGLKQKENSKPKAAATAAAAAKEETKAEVRKVFGGLFKQETIYVDDE from the exons ATGGCCGCGATCATTAACTCCAATTCCTTTATCTTAACCACTACCCCAAACACCCGCCGAAGCTTCAAGAGTCACCGGAGGCAGGTTGCCGTCTTTGCCAAAAACTCTGGATCATTCTCTTCCTTTCGCTTGGGGAAATCTAGCAATGAATCGCCGTCTTCTGATGACGCTCCGGTTGAAGATTCTGGTAATTCAAATCCgtttcgtttttcttttggaaaggTACCGGATGTGAAGTCTTTGATTCCAGTGGTTAGTGAGCCTTCCTCCGGTTTGTCGTTCGGGAGTTCGAGGCGGAAGGATTCCAATACGGTGTTTGTTGCCGGTGCTACTGGTCAGGCTGGGATTCGGTTAGCGCAGACTCTGTTGCGAGAAGGTTTTAGTGTTCGTGCTGGTGTGCCGGAGCTTGGTGCTGCGCAAGAATTGGCCCGTCTTGCTGCTAAGTATAAG GTCATCTCGAATGAAGAATCAAAGCGGCTCAACGCCGTCGAATCCTCCTTTCAAGACGCAGAAGCGATTGCCAAGGCGATCGGAAACGCCAGTAAAGTAGTTGTCACTATTGGTGTCGGGGAGAACGGTCCGACCTCTGAAGTTACCACATCAGACGCATTGCAAGTAATTCAGGCAGCGCAGCTCGCCGGAGTAAGCCATGTGGCAGTCGTATACGACGGCAATGCATCAAGCTCCTCCACTTACAATGTACTCGACGGCCTTTCATCGTTCTTCAACAATCTTTTCTCCCGATCTCAGCCATTGTCCGTGGTGGAGCTCTTGCAGAAAATAGTTGAAACCGACATCGGCTATACGTTCATCAAAACGAATTTGGTCGAAGACTTTGCACCTGAGCGTGCGTATAATGTCGTCGTCCAAGCTGAAGGAAGCGCTAGTTCAAACGACTACAAA GTGGCGCAGTCACAAATAGCTTCGTTGGTGGCCGGAGTTTTCTCGAACACGGCGGTGGCCGAGAACAAG GTCGTGGAAGTGTATTCAAGTCCATCTGCACCCTCAAGTTCTGTGGATCAACTTTTCAG TGTCATTCCCACGGATGGTAGAAGACAAGCATATGcagaagcaaaagcaaaagcaaaagcagAGGAAGAGGCCATAAGAATTGCTGAAAATGCTCGTGAAGAGGCCGAAGCcacaaagaaacaagaagtAGAAGCTGCTAAATCCAAACGACTCTCAGAAAAGGCAGCCACCCaaccatcatcatcatcatcatcttcttcttcttcttcttctcctcccgCCGAAGAATCAGATCAAATCGCTTTCTTTAATTCCTTCTTGAACAAAGCCAAGGACTTCAGTTCAGAACAATCCCAAAAGCTCAAAAAGCTGTCAGAAAAGGAACCTCAGGAAACCGAAGAAGAAAGCCCCGACACTGCAGGCAATTTAGTGAACAACTTTTTCAATAAAGCGAAGGGGTTTGGCTCGGCACAGCCATGGGAAAAGCTATCTTTTCAACTACAAAAACCATCTGAGGAATCAAATGCTCAGATAGCCACAGTTAGAGGACAAGCCAAAGCTCGAGCATTGCCACCAAAGAAAGCATCGATAAGACAAACACAAAAGACCAATTCAAAGCCTTCATTTGGTTTGAAgcagaaagaaaattcaaagcctaaagcagcagcaacagcagcagcagcagccaAAGAGGAGACAAAAGCAGAGGTAAGGAAAGTTTTTGGTGGTCTCTTTAAGCAAGAAACCatatatgttgatgatgaaTGA